A genomic stretch from Streptococcus oralis includes:
- a CDS encoding Blp family class II bacteriocin has translation MNTKMMEQFKIMDTEMLASIEGGTDWGTVGKGAVYGAGIGVAMCTVGGLLTGGSAWAMTAGCAWAGAKLGGAFTAIADNIWP, from the coding sequence ATGAATACAAAAATGATGGAACAATTTAAGATTATGGATACTGAAATGCTGGCTAGCATTGAGGGAGGAACTGATTGGGGAACAGTAGGAAAAGGAGCTGTCTATGGAGCAGGTATCGGAGTTGCTATGTGTACGGTAGGAGGACTCCTTACTGGTGGTTCCGCATGGGCTATGACTGCTGGCTGTGCTTGGGCTGGAGCTAAACTTGGTGGTGCTTTTACTGCAATTGCTGATAATATTTGGCCATAG
- a CDS encoding Blp family class II bacteriocin — protein sequence MNTYYNVDETMLSEIYGGNSGGAAVVAALGCAAGGVKYGKFLGPWGAAIGGIGGALICGYLAYSATS from the coding sequence ATGAATACTTATTATAATGTAGATGAAACAATGTTAAGTGAGATTTATGGAGGTAATTCCGGAGGAGCGGCTGTAGTTGCTGCTTTAGGTTGTGCAGCGGGTGGAGTGAAATATGGGAAGTTTCTAGGACCATGGGGCGCTGCAATAGGAGGAATTGGAGGAGCATTGATTTGTGGATATTTAGCCTATAGTGCTACATCATAA
- a CDS encoding Blp family class II bacteriocin — protein sequence MFDYKIVDNQELSNISGGGLGGDVVVGALSGAFQAGQSCIAGGPQAYLICATGGAIVGGILAFGLRPPK from the coding sequence ATGTTTGATTACAAAATAGTAGATAATCAAGAATTAAGTAATATTTCTGGAGGTGGATTGGGAGGAGATGTAGTTGTAGGAGCCTTGTCGGGTGCATTTCAGGCAGGACAATCTTGTATTGCTGGAGGCCCTCAAGCTTACTTGATTTGCGCAACAGGGGGCGCTATAGTAGGTGGCATTTTAGCTTTTGGATTGAGACCCCCAAAATAG
- the blpM gene encoding two-peptide bacteriocin subunit BlpM — MDTKMIEQFHEMDITMLSSIEGGKNNWQTNVLEGGGAAFGGWGLGTAICAASGVGAPFMGACGYIGAKFGVALWAGVTGATGGF; from the coding sequence ATGGATACAAAAATGATAGAACAATTTCATGAAATGGATATAACTATGTTATCCAGTATTGAAGGAGGCAAGAATAATTGGCAAACTAATGTCTTAGAAGGTGGTGGTGCAGCTTTTGGTGGCTGGGGCTTAGGAACAGCCATTTGTGCTGCGAGTGGTGTTGGAGCGCCATTTATGGGAGCATGTGGATACATAGGAGCTAAATTTGGTGTGGCTCTTTGGGCAGGAGTAACAGGTGCAACGGGTGGATTTTGA